A single genomic interval of Deinococcus fonticola harbors:
- the nadE gene encoding ammonia-dependent NAD(+) synthetase — MTTPQDRIRAELHAQPSIDPAAEVQRRVAFLADYLRSTPAQGFVLGISGGQDSTLAGRLCQLAVEELRAQGRAATFVAMRLPYGVQADEADAQRALEFIRPDRTLSVNIRAAVDGSAAAAAEALGEELRDFVRGNIKARERMVAQYAVAGQLNLLVVGTDHAAEAVTGFYTKHGDGGVDLTPLTGLSKRQGAALLRHLNAPESTWRKVPTADLEDQRPGLPDEVALGLTYGEIDDYLEGQEVSPEAAQKLEQYHCNTRHKRHLPVTPFDDWWRQG, encoded by the coding sequence ATGACCACCCCGCAAGACCGGATCCGGGCCGAGTTGCACGCGCAGCCCAGCATCGACCCCGCCGCCGAAGTGCAGCGCCGCGTGGCGTTCCTGGCAGATTACCTGCGCTCCACGCCCGCGCAGGGCTTCGTGCTGGGCATCAGTGGCGGGCAGGACAGCACCCTGGCCGGGCGGCTGTGCCAGCTGGCGGTAGAGGAGCTGCGGGCGCAGGGCAGGGCGGCCACCTTCGTGGCGATGCGACTGCCCTACGGCGTGCAGGCCGACGAGGCCGACGCGCAGCGGGCGCTGGAGTTCATCCGGCCCGACCGCACCTTGAGCGTCAACATCAGGGCCGCCGTGGACGGCAGCGCGGCGGCCGCCGCCGAGGCGCTGGGAGAAGAACTGCGCGATTTCGTGCGCGGCAACATCAAGGCGCGCGAACGCATGGTTGCGCAGTACGCGGTGGCCGGGCAACTGAACCTGCTGGTGGTCGGCACCGACCACGCCGCCGAGGCGGTCACCGGGTTTTACACCAAGCACGGCGACGGCGGGGTCGACCTGACGCCCCTGACTGGACTGAGCAAGCGCCAGGGCGCTGCGCTGCTGCGGCACCTGAACGCCCCGGAAAGCACCTGGCGCAAGGTGCCCACCGCCGACCTGGAAGACCAGCGCCCCGGCCTGCCCGACGAGGTGGCGCTGGGCCTGACCTACGGAGAGATCGACGACTACCTGGAAGGCCAGGAAGTTAGCCCCGAAGCGGCACAGAAACTGGAGCAGTACCACTGCAACACCCGCCACAAACGCCACCTGCCCGTCACGCCTTTCGACGACTGGTGGCGTCAAGGTTGA